Proteins co-encoded in one Hymenobacter swuensis DY53 genomic window:
- a CDS encoding M949_RS01915 family surface polysaccharide biosynthesis protein: protein MRFILWLAALSLAVACSEQRSSPETTVASPAAPAAVVPVDADNVVRVQNLPLNQLPAGVPRQPGRVLELKQWRDKNGLNLLVLTRSPVRDDPPQPDGPEEAQSVDMYARQYVQRAGQWQELWHLQDGVAGCPFDLGLGPVPGATAVTDLDDDGLTETTLLYSLTCTSDVSPATLKLIMHEGAAKYALRGYTVVQYDSIPASERRPANACCLDTISAARLEVHYELFGGRYENEKDFRKAPPAFLRFARQEWRRWSVQGNTLEEL from the coding sequence ATGCGCTTCATTCTCTGGCTGGCGGCCCTGTCCCTCGCGGTTGCCTGTTCCGAACAACGCTCCTCCCCTGAAACCACGGTGGCAAGTCCCGCAGCGCCTGCGGCCGTTGTTCCTGTTGATGCTGACAACGTAGTCCGCGTGCAAAACCTGCCGCTCAATCAGCTGCCGGCCGGAGTGCCACGCCAACCGGGCCGGGTATTGGAACTAAAGCAATGGAGGGATAAGAATGGACTGAATCTGCTGGTACTTACGCGCAGTCCTGTCCGCGACGACCCGCCCCAGCCCGATGGGCCGGAAGAAGCACAGTCGGTGGATATGTATGCCCGCCAGTATGTACAGCGGGCTGGCCAGTGGCAGGAGCTATGGCACCTACAAGATGGGGTGGCTGGCTGTCCGTTTGATCTGGGACTGGGGCCGGTGCCTGGGGCCACGGCTGTAACCGACCTGGATGACGACGGACTAACCGAAACGACGCTGCTGTACTCGCTTACTTGCACCAGCGACGTAAGCCCGGCTACCCTGAAGCTCATTATGCACGAAGGCGCGGCCAAGTACGCATTGCGCGGCTATACGGTAGTGCAGTACGACTCGATTCCAGCTTCCGAGCGCCGTCCCGCCAATGCCTGTTGTCTGGATACCATCAGCGCGGCCCGGCTGGAAGTACATTACGAGTTGTTTGGCGGGCGCTACGAAAACGAGAAGGATTTTCGGAAGGCCCCACCCGCCTTTCTGCGGTTTGCCCGGCAGGAATGGCGGCGGTGGTCGGTGCAGGGAAATACGCTGGAAGAACTTTGA
- the msrB gene encoding peptide-methionine (R)-S-oxide reductase MsrB codes for MQTWNDVIRLANHGSPAPDKRVEKTDAEWRAQLTPEQYHVTREHGTERAFTGEYCEAHEAGLYACVCCGTPLYDSRTKFESGTGWPSFTQPVDESAIRYKKDTSYGMTRVEVLCNVCDAHQGHVFPDGPPPGGLRLCINSASVKLVSETQKA; via the coding sequence ATGCAAACCTGGAACGACGTAATCCGGCTGGCCAACCACGGCAGCCCGGCCCCCGATAAGCGCGTAGAAAAAACCGATGCCGAGTGGCGCGCCCAGCTCACACCCGAGCAGTACCACGTTACGCGGGAGCACGGCACCGAGCGGGCCTTCACCGGCGAATACTGCGAGGCCCACGAGGCCGGCCTCTACGCCTGTGTGTGCTGCGGCACCCCGCTCTACGACTCCCGCACCAAGTTTGAAAGCGGCACCGGCTGGCCCAGCTTCACCCAACCCGTCGACGAAAGCGCCATTCGCTACAAGAAGGATACCAGCTACGGTATGACCCGCGTGGAAGTGCTCTGCAACGTCTGCGACGCCCATCAGGGCCACGTCTTCCCCGATGGCCCGCCCCCCGGCGGCTTGCGTCTGTGCATCAACTCGGCCAGCGTGAAGTTGGTGAGTGAGACGCAGAAGGCGTAG